The following nucleotide sequence is from Alkalihalobacillus sp. LMS39.
CACGAATGGTGTAACGATTTGGATACTGTCTCAACGAGAGACCCGGTGAAATTATATTACCTGTGAAGATGCAGGTTACCCGCGACAGGACGGAAAGACCCCATGGAGCTTTACTGTAGCTTGATATTGGATTTTGGTACAGTTTGTACAGGATAGGTAGGAGCCTTTGAAGCCGGAGCGCCAGCTTCGGTGGAGGCGTCGGTGGGATACTACCCTGACTGTATTGAAATTCTAACCGCAGACCGTAATCCGGTTTCGGGACAGTGTCAGGTGGGCAGTTTGACTGGGGCGGTCGCCTCCTAAACAGTAACGGAGGCGCCCAAAGGTTCCCTCAGAATGGTTGGAAATCATTCGAAGAGTGCAAAGGCATAAGGGAGCTTGACTGCGAGACCTACAAGTCGAGCAGGGACGAAAGTCGGGCTTAGTGATCCGGTGGTTCCGCATGGAAGGGCCATCGCTCAACGGATAAAAGCTACCCTGGGGATAACAGGCTTATCTCCCCCAAGAGTCCACATCGACGGGGAGGTTTGGCACCTCGATGTCGGCTCATCGCATCCTGGGGCTGAAGTAGGTCCCAAGGGTTGGGCTGTTCGCCCATTAAAGCGGTACGCGAGCTGGGTTCAGAACGTCGTGAGACAGTTCGGTCCCTATCCGTCGCGGGCGCAGGAAATTTGAGAGGAGCTGTCCTTAGTACGAGAGGACCGGGATGGACACACCGCTGGTGTACCAGTTGTTCCGCCAGGAGCATAGCTGGGTAGCTACGTGTGGACGGGATAAGCGCTGAAAGCATCTAAGCGTGAAGCCCCCCTCAAGATGAGATTTCCCATGGAGTTAATCCAGTAAGACCCCTTAGAGATGATGAGGTTGATAGGTCTCGGGTGGAAGCATGGCGACATGTGGAGCTGAGAGATACTAATCGGTCGAGGACTTATCCAAGATTTAAAAAAGGCGAAGTCTTTTTGACATAATTCAATACACACACTATCTAGTTTTGAGGGAATCATTAGATGAACTCAATAGGTTTAGTGACGATAGCGATGAGGTCACACCCGTTCCCATGCCGAACACGGAAGTTAAGCTCATCAGCGCCGATGGTAGTTGGGGGCTTCCCCCTGTGAGAGTAGGACGTTGCTAAGCCAATGAAAAACACATGATGTCAAAAGACGTCATGTGTTTTTTTGTTCGGACATTTGTTCCGCTATTTTATAGGAAACAAGCCTTTTCCCATTCGTATTGGACATCTGTTCCGTTACATCAGCAAAAAGAGGGGGTATTGGTGCCCGTTCAGGGCAAATAACGGAACAGATGTCCGATAGCATTTTGAAAACAGCCCTTTTTCGTAAAATAGCGGTACAAATGTCCATTAGTCCTCGCCTTGCTTGAAAGCCGCAGCCCCCACATTCCACATCTCCCTGCCGCAATCTCAGATAATATGAAACTTTTGTTATATAGACAGACACACTATCCATGATAAACACATATAGTTAAACAACATAGGAATTAAAATATGAAGTTAGTAAATAAGTATAGATTTTCATATTTTCGGTAATGAATGAGTAGTGGAGGTGAAAAGTGTGAAACCATTAGCACAAACTACTTCATTAAGATTAGAAAATTGCATTGTCTGTAATCAATCCCATCATAATGGTATTCATTTGTTTAGTCATTTTATTTGTTCTAGCTGTGAAAGAAAAATGGTAGAAACGGAACCTCATGAGGAATACTACAAATATTGTTTGGAAAAATTAAGGATAATTAAAATACCAAAGAGTGGATAAAAAAGAACAAGACAACATGCTTGTTCTTTTTTTTTCTATCATCCGACTAGAAAAATCATTTATAATAGAGAGTAAACGAACAGAAAGGAATCATTATGGTAGAAATTCCTTTATATAATAGATTAATAACACATAGTCAACAAACGGTAGCATCATTTCACGTACCGGGCCATAAGAATGGGCATGTTTTTTATGAAGAAGCGATAAAAAGCTTTATGCCTTTATTACAACTTGATGTAACTGAACTTTCGGGATTAGATGATCTTCATGATCCATCTAGTGTCATACAAGAAGCACAACAGTTATGTGCCTCTTTATACGGTGTAAAGCATTCTTATTTTTTAGTAAATGGCTCTACGGTTGGTAACTTAGCTATGATTTTAGCGGCATGCGGAAAACATGATGACGTTTTAGTACAAAGAAATAGTCATAAATCCATTTTTCATGGAATTCGAATGGCCAATGCAAATCCTATCTTTTTAACACCGATGTATGATGAACAGTTGAATATGGCGACTGGGTTATCATTAGAAATGGTGAAGGAAGCGGTTGAAAAATACCCGTCAGCAAAAACATTGATTGTCACAAGTCCTAATTACTTTGGTGTTACTCTTGATATAAGTGAGATTATTTCGTACGCTCATGAAAGAGGGCTTATCGTACTTGTTGATGAAGCTCATGGTGCCCACTTTCATTTAGGACAACCATTCCCGACATCGTGTCTTCAATGGGGAGCTGACGTCGTTGTACAATCCGCACATAAAACATTACCTGCTATGACGATGGGGTCCTATCTTCATATAAATAGTGAGCGCGTTAATCCAAGTCGAATTCAAATGTATCTTTCTATGCTCCAGTCTAGTAGTCCATCGTATCCCATTATGGCATCACTAGATTTAGCAAGGGCATATTGTGAAAGTGTAACAGAAGAAATGATCGAAGAGATTGTTCTTTCTATTATAGAATTTAAGACAGAACTTCAAACGATACCACAACTTGAAGTAGTAAATTCAAATGACCCACACTTGCAAATGGACCCACTAAAAATTACAGTAGAAACGAGATGTGAAAAAAGTGGGGTATCGATACAACAGCGATTGGAGCAAGCAGGGATATATACCGAATTAGCAAATGATTCTCAACTTCTTTTTGTTTTACCATTGGCTCCCCTAAAAAATGCAAAAGAGATAGCGGACACGATAAAGCAAATTCTTGCACCATATCAGGTTAACGACCGAGAAAAACATAAAAAAGTGAAATTAGCAGAAGCACAGATAAGCAACCTTCACATTCCATGGGAGCAATTAGAGGGATGGAAACGAGCAAGTATTTCAATAGATGAGGCAGCAGGTAAAATTGCGGGGGAGGATGTCATTCCATACCCTCCAGGCATACCTATATTATTAAAGGGTGAAATCATTACACAAGAAATAGTAAATAGGATAAAACATCTACAAAACAATAATGTAACTTTTCAAGGTTTTTGCAATGAACAACGTGAACTTCAAATATTTAGTGAACTGTATAGAAACGAGGAGCAAACATGAGCAAAGGTATTTTTATTACTATTGAGGGCGGAGAAGGAGCAGGAAAAACAACCATATTAAAAAAAGTAGCTGACCAATTACAATATCAAGGGATTAAAACAATCGTAACACGAGAACCCGGTGGAATAAAAATTGCTGAAGCTATACGCTCTGTTATTTTAGATAAGGAAAATACAGCAATGGATGCCAGAACAGAAGCCTTGCTTTATGCCGCAGCAAGAAGACAGCACTTAGTTGAAAAAGTCATCCCAGCCATAAATGACGGCTATGTTGTATTGTGTGACCGATTTATTGATAGTAGTTTAGCTTATCAAGGCGTAGCTAGGGGTATAGGAATAAATGAAGTAATGAGCATTAATGAATTTGCCATTGAAGGGTATATGCCAGACCTGACTTTATTTTTCGATATTGACCCGAATGAAGGACTTAAACGGATTTCAAAAGATGCAAATCGTGAAATCAATCGATTGGATTTAGAAGCAAATTCATTTCATGACAAAGTAAGAAAAGGATATGAGCAAGTGGTGAATCAATATAAGGACCGGATTATTGTCATTAATGCCAATCAACCGGTGGACGAAGTTTTTAAAGAGGCGATGGCAGCAATTGCAAATCGAATCTTGCAATAAGCTTCAATTTGCATGATAATAGTGGACAATAAGGAGAGATGAAGATGAAGTTAATTATTGCTGTAGTTCAGGATAAAGACAGTAATCGTTTATCAGAGGCCTTAATTCATACAAATTTTCGCGCGACAAAATTAGCAAGTACAGGTGGATTTTTAAAGGCGGGAAATAGTACGTTTTTAATCGGTACAGAAGACGAGCATGTAGAAGAAGTATTACAAATTATCAAAGAGAATTGTAAAAGTAGAGAACAATTAGTTGCTCCGATTTCACCGATGGGTGGGAATGCAGATTCCTATGTACCGTATCCTGTAGAAGTTCAGGTTGGTGGAGCTACGGTTTTTGTTCTTCCAGTTGAGCAGTTTGAACAATTTTAAGTAAGAAGAAGGTAGTATAATGAGCTGGAAAACACTCGAACAAACTCAAGAAAAAGTTGTTAAAATGTTAACGAATAGTATTCATAGAGACCGACTAGCCCATGCTTATATTTTTGAAGGTGCAAGAGGAACAGGAAAAAAAGAAGTAGCTTTTCAATTAGCGAAGAGCTACTTTTGTAAAGAGCGGACAAGCGTTGAACCATGTCAACACTGTTCTGATTGTAAAAGAATAACAAGTAAAAACCACCCAGATGTTCATCTTATCTCTCCGGACGGCCAATCTATAAAAAAACAACAAGTGGAACATTTACAAAAAGAGTTTTCTTATCGTGGTGTTGAATCAAAACAAAAAATATATATTGTTGAACACGCTGATAAAATGACAGCTAGTGCAGCAAATAGTTTACTAAAGTTTTTAGAGGAACCAAACTCTCCTACTATTGCTATTTTGCTTACGGAAAACATCCACCAAATTCTACGAACTGTTTTGTCAAGAAGTCAAGTTTTAACATTTGCACCGCTAAAGCGTGACCAATATGTGGAGCAACTTGTTGAAAGTGGGATGACGAGAGCGATGGCCGTTTGTTTAGGGACAATTACAACAAATATTTCCGAAGCTGAAAAACTTTCTCAAGATGACTGGATTGTACAAGCACGAAATGTAGTGTTACAATTAACGGAAGAGGTACATTCACGACCTCACCATGTTTTATTTACATTGCAAGAAAAATGGCTGCCTCTTTTTCAAGGAAAAGAACAAGGGGACCTAGGGATAGAATTATTGCTCTTATGGTACAGAGATTTATTATATATGCAAATGGATAACAAAGCTGAGTGTGTATTTGTTGACCAAGTAGAACGACTTGAGCAACAGGCATTGTATACGTCGCAAGATAAACTTCAAAGGCAAATGACGGCGATATTTGAAGCAAAGCGACATTTACATGCTAATGTGAATCCACAGCTGTTAATGGAAAAACTGTTGTTTAAGTTACAGGAGGGATAATACTTTGCATCACGTCGTAGGTGTTCGATTTAAAAAAGCAGGGAAAATCTATTACTTTTCTCCTGGTGAACTCGAGTTACCAAAAGGCGAGTGGGTGATTGTCGAAACATCACGAGGGATTGAGTACGGTAAAGTGGTGATTGAGAAAAAAGAAGTTAGTGATCAAGATGTAGTCTTGCCATTAAAACAAGTCATTCGCATTGCTGAAACAAAGGATAAAGTAATAGTAGAGGAAAATAAACAGGCAGCCAAAGATGCCTTTCGGTTGTGTATCGAAAAAATAAATGAACATAACCTTGATATGAAATTAGTCGACGTGGAATATACGTTTGACAGAAATAAAGTGTTGTTTTACTTTACCGCGGATGGTCGAATTGATTTCCGTGAATTAGTAAAAGATTTGGCTGCCATTTTCAGAACGAGAATTGAGCTCCGTCAAATTGGTGTTCGTGACGAAGCAAAAATGCTTGGTGGAATAGGACCTTGTGGCCGTATTTTATGTTGCTCCTCTTTCCTAGGAGACTTTGAACCAGTCTCTATTAAAATGGCAAAAGACCAAAATTTATCATTAAATCCAGCAAAGATTTCAGGACTTTGCGGCAGACTCATGTGCTGTTTAAAATATGAAAATGACCATTATGAATCAGCTAAACAAGCTTTACCTGATATTGGGAAAGAAATTGCAACACCGGATGGTCGTGGTCGAGTTGTTGGCTTGAATATATTAGAAAGTTTAGTTCAAGTCGACGTTTTTGAACAAGAACGTGTTTTGGAATATTCACTACAAGAGCTAATAGACAAAGGAGCAGTTCCGACGCAAACCACAGAATAATGAGGTGGGCTTATCGTGGGTAAACAAGAAATTTTTTCTCAAGTTAGTCATATTGAAGAAAGAATTGGTGCATTGCACCGGGATTTAAAAGAATTAAAGGAACAATTGGCATCACTAATCGAAGAAAATCATTATTTAAAAGTAGAAAATGATAATTTAAGAAAACGATTAGACGAGCCTGTTGAAAAAAAGAAGACAACAGAAATAGCCGAAGACAAAGACCGACAAAAGCTCATTTTAGGTGAAGGATATGATAACTTAGCGAGATTGTACCAAGAAGGGTTTCATATTTGTAATACTCATTATGGAAGCATCCGTTCGGACGGAGATTGTCTATTTTGCCTTTCATTTCTTAATCAAAAATAAAACGGTCTTTCTTTTTGAAAGGCCGTATTTTTTTATATAACGAGATACAAAAAAGGAGAAAAAAATGGAAAGAGTGGATTATCTTCCATATGGAAAACTAAAAATAGTACAAAGTTCAAATGTTTTTTCATTTTCGATGGATGCTGTATTACTAGCTAGGTTTGTATCCGTTCCGATACAAAAAGGAAAAATGATTGACTTATGTACGGGTAATGCGGTCATTCCCTTGTTGTTAAGTGAGCGATCAAAAGCAAGTATTATCGGAGTGGAAATTCAGGAAACATTGTTTAACATGGCCATTCAAAGTGTACATCTTAACAAATTAGAACATCAAATTAATATTCTGCATGCGGATATAAAAGAACTTCCACAGGACATTAAAGGGGGAGAATATGATGTAGTTACTTGTAATCCCCCATACTTTGAAGTGAACAATGAAACAGACTATAATCAAAATAAACATTTTGCCATAGCAAGGCATGAGTTGTTTTGCACATTAGAAGATGTCATTCAAGAGAGTAGTCGACTCGTCAAACAAAAAGGCAAAGTAGCACTTGTCCACCGTCCTGAGCGACTTGGTGAAATCATTACAGTCATGAAATCAAATCGGATTGAGCCGAAACGAATTCAATTTGTTCATCCTAAAAACGATAAAGATGCAAATATTGTATTAGTTGAAGGTATTAAGGATGGCCAAAAAGGGATAAAATGTGAACCGCCCATTTTTGTATACGACTCTAACCAACAATATACAGAGCAGTTTAAACAATGGTATGGTATTAAAGCGAGTGAAAAGGAAGGTGAGTGACATTGTGGCAGCAACAAAGCTATAAAATGGATAAGCATGGAGGCGTATTGTATTTAGTGCCGACGCCAATTGGGAATTTAGAAGATATGACATTTCGGGGGATTCGTATTTTAAAAGAAGCAGATGTCATCGCTGCAGAGGACACGAGACAAACGATAAAATTATTAAACCATTTTGAAATTCAAACAAAATTAATCAGCTATCATGAACATAATAAAGAGGCGAGTGGTGAAAATATTATTTCACAAATCAAACAAGGAGCAAAGGTGGCTCTTGTAAGTGATGCCGGAACACCAGCCATATCAGATCCAGGATATGAGTTAGTCCGAGATTGCATTAAAGAAAACATTGCGGTGATTCCTTTGCCTGGAGCAAATGCGGCCATTACTTCTTTTATTGCCTCAGGTTTTCCAACGAACCATTTTCTATATTATGGGTTTGTGGAACGGCAAAAAAAGCAAAAGCAAGCGGAATTTGAAACATTAAAAGACATAGCAGTACCGATTATCTTTTATGAGGCCCCACATCGCTTAAAGGAAACACTCCATAGTATGAGAGATGTGTTCGGTAACCGAAATATCGTAGTTTGTCGAGAGTTAACGAAAAAATATGAGGAAATTATCAGAGGGACGATGGAAGAAGTCATTCAGTGGTGTGAAGTAGGAACAATCAAAGGGGAATTTTGTTTTATAGTTGAAGGGAATTTATCAGACGCGAAAGAAGAGCAGGATTCCTGGTGGTCAAACCTTACCATTGAACAACATGTTAACCATTATGTGTCGCTTCATTTGAGTACAAAAGAAGCGATTAAACAAGTTGCAAAGGAACGAAATGTACCAAAGCGGGAAGTGTACGCTGTTTATCATACATAAAAAAAAGGAAGGCCATCAAGCTGATGACCTTCCTTTACCATTATTTAGACGATTTTTCTACAAAAGATTGAAGTTCGTTAATAATTTCTTGTGCGCCTTGTGGACTTAAAATAATTTTACCTTGAGCAAGGGATAAGTTGTCGTCTGATACCTCGCCAGTAATTTGACATGTCATATTTGGTTTATATTTCTTTAAAATAATACGATCGTTATCAACATAAATTTCTAAAGCATCTTTCTCGGCGATGTCAAGAGTACGACGTAACTCGATTGGAATAACAACGCGGCCTAACTCGTCAACTTTACGTACAATACCTGTAGATTTCATAATGTTTTCTCCTCCCAAAGATAAAACGCATTTTTATTTGATGTTGCGTCAATTTTCGACAAATTTTTCTTACAAACTAAGAATACCAATGTTTCCAAAACAAGTCAATTTATTTTTTTGGCAATTTAGTTACGATTTTGAATAATTTTTCGAAAAAGGTTATTAAATAAGTAAAATTTACTGTAGTATAATCAAGTCCTTTCTAAGGATAATCCATGAACTAGGAAAAGTTGCTAAAAGCTTACATACTTATTACCCTAGTTTATTGGAAATGAAACATGTTTTTTAAAATAATATTCGACAAATTTCATGTTTTATTTTTGTCGAATTGTCGAATGATTGTCGAGTGTGTCTCTTTGCTTGACATTAGCTAGTGAGATTCGGTATATTTTTGGTAAAGATGTGGAATGATTGAAATAGTTTACATACTGAATATCCGATGATGGGATGAGTACATTAATTTCCTTATTGTAGAGAGCTGGGGTAGCTGCAAACCAGTATAAGGTGTTATTGGAATATGGTCCTTTGAGGAATTGCTTTCGAGTTGGGTTCAATAAGGGGGCAACGTGATCTAGCGTTAATAGAAGTCTTTGACTATAAGCTGTTATTTGTGAAAATAACAGAAAATAGGGTGGTACCGCGTGAGATTCTCTCGTCCCTTGCTGGATGAGAGTTTTTTTGTTGTATAAAAGTCAAAATTAAAGGAGGAATAAAAATGAATGAAAATAAAACGTTTTATTTAACAACCCCAATTTATTACCCTAGTGACAAACTGCATATTGGTCATGCTTACACAACGGTAGCAGGTGATGCTATGGCGAGATATAAAAGATTACGTGGGTATGATGTTATGTATTTAACCGGGACAGATGAACATGGTCAAAAAATTGAAAGGAAAGCAAAAGAAAAAGGGGTAACCCCGCAACAATTTGTCGATGACATTGTGAGTGGCATTCAAAACCTTTGGAAAAAGCTTGATATTTCTTATGATGACTTTATTCGAACTACAGAAGAAAGACATAAAAAAGTAGTCGAACAAATTTTCGAAAAGCTCGTTGAAAATGGAGATATTTATCTTGATGAATATGAAGGGTGGTACTCTGTTCCTGATGAAACGTATTATACGGAGCGACAATTAGATAATCCTATTAAAGATGAGGATGGTAATATTATCGGGGGACAAAGTCCAGATAGTGGTCATCCTGTAGAAAAAGTAAGAGAGCAGTCCTATTTCTTTAGAATGAGTAAGTATGCAGACAGATTATTAGAATATTACGAGCAAAACCCGCATTTTATCCAACCAGAATCAAGGCGAAATGAAATGATTAATAACTTTATTAAGCCAGGACTAGAAGATTTAGCAGTGTCTAGAACTTCGTTTGAGTGGGGCGTTAAAATACCTAGTAATCCTAAACATGTCGTTTATGTTTGGATCGATGCTTTATCCAACTATATTACTGCTTTAGGATATGGAACAGAAAACGATGAGAAGTATAAAAAGTATTGGCCAGCTGATGTACACTTAGTTGGAAAAGAAATTGTTCGTTTCCATACGATTTATTGGCCTATTATGCTGATGGCATTAGATTTACCTTTACCGAAAAAGGTCTTTGGTCATGGTTGGTTACTTATGAAAGATGGAAAAATGTCAAAGTCAAAAGGGAATGTTGTTGACCCCGTTCCATTAATTGACCGCTATGGCTTGGATGCTCTTCGTTATTATTTATTACGAGAAGTTCCTTTTGGTTCAGATGGTGTATTCACTCCAGAAGGATTCATTGAGCGGATCAATTATGATTTAGCAAATGATTTAGGAAACTTACTTAACCGAACAGTAGCCATGGTAGTAAAATATTTTGATGGGCAATTGCCAGTATATCAAAAGGATGGTACGCCGTTTGATAGTCAACTTGTTGACCTTGTTCAATCCACAGTAACAAAAGTTGAAAATGCAATGGAAGATATGGAGTTTTCTGTTGCGTTAACAGCCATTTGGCAGCTTGTCAGCCGAACGAATAAATATATTGATGAAACACAACCATGGGTACTTGCGAAAGAGGAGTCAAATAAAGAACAGCTTGGTGCTGTCATGTATCATTTAGCCGAATCATTGCGCCATATCTCAATTATGATTCAGCCATTTATGACCGAAGCCCCAGCAAAAATGTGGGAACAACTAGGCTTAGATGCTTCTTTGCAAACATGGGATACATTAAAAACATTTGGTTTCATAGAAGGTGGAACAACAGTGAAGAAAGGTGAGCCTATTTTCCCTCGACTAGATGCAAAAGAAGAAACGGCATATATCGTTGAAAAAATGGGTAGTACTGTAAAAACAGAAGAGAAAGTAAAAAAAGAAGTTGTAGAAGAAGTTGAACAAAGTCCAGAAATTACAATTGATGAGTTTATGAGTGTTGATTTAAGGGTTGCTGAAGTGATTCATGCTGAACCAGTTAAAAAGGCAAATAAATTATTAAAAATTCAATTGGATTTAGGATATGAAAAAAGACAAGTCGTTTCAGGGATTGCAAAATACTATAAACCTGAAGATCTGATTGGGAAAAAAGTAATTTGTGTTACAAATTTAAAGCCGATTACATTACGTGGAGAGTTATCACAAGGAATGATTTTAGCGGGTTCAAGTGGCGATGAATTAACACTAGCGACTGTCGAACAAAACTTGCCAAATGGGGCAAAAGTGAAGTAATACTGGAAGAAAACGTGAGAGCGATGATGCTCTCACGTTTTCCTAACAGAAAGAGGGATTCCAATGTTATTTGATACACATGTACATTTAAATGCAGACCAATTTCAAGAGGATATTATCACTGTTATCGAACGGGCAAAGGATGCAGGCGTACATCATATGGTTGTTGTTGGTTTTGATGAAATTACGATAAACCGAGCTTTAGAACTAGTTGAAAACTATGACTGGCTTTATGCTGCTGTTGGCTGGCACCCGGTTGATGCAATAGACTTTAATGACGATTATTTAAAATGGCTTGAACAGTTATCCTCTCATCCGAAAGTCGTTGCTCTAGGGGAAATGGGCTTAGATTACCATTGGGATAAATCTCCTAAAGATGTACAAAAAGAAGTATTCCGAAAACAAATTCAATTAGCGAAAAAAGTGAAATTGCCAATTATTATTCACAATCGTGAAGCAAGTGAAGATATTGTGACGATTTTGAAAGAAGAAAATGCGCAAGAAGTTGGTGGCATAATGCATTGTTTTAGTGGGAGTTTAGAAACGGCAAAGCAATGTTTACAGATGAATTTCCATATTTCCTTTGGAGGCCCAGTAACGTTCAAAAATGCAAAAAAACCAAAAGAAGTTGCAAAACAAATTCCAATCGATAAATTGCTTATTGAAACAGATTGTCCCTATTTAGCTCCTCATCCGTACCGTGGAAAACGAAATGAACCTGCTTATGTAAAACTCGTTGCAGAACAAATTGCCGAATTAAGAGGAATATCTGTAGAAGAAATCGCTGAGATCACTACAGCGAATGCAAAAAAATTATTTGGCATTTCTTGATAGAGAATCTTGTCAAATTTTAATAGAGCTTGTCTCATTTTCTTTTTATTCGAAAAGGTTCTACATACTAGAACATATGCATAGATTGGACTTGTCGATAAGTTTTTGTTTCTTTTTTTAGAAACCTTAGCGATAATAATAGTCAAGCCAAAAAACCAAAATCAATTGGCTTGACAAAGTGAGGTGAAGTGTTTATAATTCGTACCTTGAGGAGGGTGAATAGTTAACATGGAACCCAGTAGGACAAATAAACTTCTTTCTTTTTTCAAAAATAAGAAAAAGTTATCCATTACTTCCGCCAGTTTATTAGTTGTTATGCTTGTAGTGTCTCTAGTAGTTTATGAAACTTCGAAAGCAATGGTGACAATGAACATCGACGGAGAAGAAACTATTTTAACAACTCATGCTTCAACTGTTGCTGAGTTATTGGCTGAAAACGAATGGGAAATGAATGAACACGATAAAATTACCCCATCATTAGAAACAGCCATTTCAAGCAATATGGAAGTGGAGTGGAAAAAGGCAAAACTTGTGACCCTTACTGTTAATGATGATTTACAAACAGTATGGACAACAGCTGATTCAGTGAATGAACTCTTTGAGGAATTAGCTATTGATGTAAAAGAACACGATGCAATTAATCCTAGTCTAGATACAGAAATTACTCCAGATATGAATGTCTCATATGAATCTGCATTTTTGGTGCAACTCATTAGTGATGGAGAACAACAAGAGATTTGGACAACTTCGACTACTGTCGCTGACTTTTTAGAGAAAGAAAATATAGCCCTAGGTGAGCTAGACCGAGTTGAACCAGCCAAAGATGAGCTGTTGGATAAAGAAACGAAAGTGGATGTTATTCGCGTAGAAAAGGTCACCGATGTAGTGGAAGAGAAGATTGCCTTTGCGACTGTAACAAGAAAAGACGATTCACTTGATAAAGGGAAAGAAAATGTCGTTGAGTCAGGTCAAGAAGGACTTGTGAAGAAACATTATGAAGTCATTATTGAAAATGGGGAAGAAGTTTCTAGGGAGCTTGTGAAAACAGAAAATGTTCGAGATAGTAAAGATCGAATCGTCGCTGTTGGAAATAAACAACCCCCAGCCCCTGTAAGTAGGAGTTCTTCGCCTTCGTCATCATCTTCATCTCCATCTTCATCTTCTAGTGGAGGTGAAGGTACAACGATTACGGTTACGGCAACAGCTTATACAGCAAATTGCTCAGGATGTAGCGGGATTACAGCTACAGGTATTGACCTAAATAAGAACCGTAATAAAAAAGTGATCGCTGTTGATCCAAGCGTGATACCACTCGGTTCACGAGTGCATGTAGAAGGTTATGGTGAAGCGATTGCTGGTGATACAGGTGGTAATATTGTCGGCAATAAAATTGACGTTCATGTCCCTTCACGTTCAGAAGCGCAACGTTGGGGTGTTCGTACAGTTAAGGTCACAATTTTAGATTAATGGCTTTATTGCACAGAGGTTAACTCTGTGCTTTTTCTTTTTGGTTTTTACGAAAATAGTAACAAATG
It contains:
- the rsmI gene encoding 16S rRNA (cytidine(1402)-2'-O)-methyltransferase, with product MWQQQSYKMDKHGGVLYLVPTPIGNLEDMTFRGIRILKEADVIAAEDTRQTIKLLNHFEIQTKLISYHEHNKEASGENIISQIKQGAKVALVSDAGTPAISDPGYELVRDCIKENIAVIPLPGANAAITSFIASGFPTNHFLYYGFVERQKKQKQAEFETLKDIAVPIIFYEAPHRLKETLHSMRDVFGNRNIVVCRELTKKYEEIIRGTMEEVIQWCEVGTIKGEFCFIVEGNLSDAKEEQDSWWSNLTIEQHVNHYVSLHLSTKEAIKQVAKERNVPKREVYAVYHT
- a CDS encoding G5 and 3D domain-containing protein, which produces MEPSRTNKLLSFFKNKKKLSITSASLLVVMLVVSLVVYETSKAMVTMNIDGEETILTTHASTVAELLAENEWEMNEHDKITPSLETAISSNMEVEWKKAKLVTLTVNDDLQTVWTTADSVNELFEELAIDVKEHDAINPSLDTEITPDMNVSYESAFLVQLISDGEQQEIWTTSTTVADFLEKENIALGELDRVEPAKDELLDKETKVDVIRVEKVTDVVEEKIAFATVTRKDDSLDKGKENVVESGQEGLVKKHYEVIIENGEEVSRELVKTENVRDSKDRIVAVGNKQPPAPVSRSSSPSSSSSSPSSSSSGGEGTTITVTATAYTANCSGCSGITATGIDLNKNRNKKVIAVDPSVIPLGSRVHVEGYGEAIAGDTGGNIVGNKIDVHVPSRSEAQRWGVRTVKVTILD
- the metG gene encoding methionine--tRNA ligase — translated: MNENKTFYLTTPIYYPSDKLHIGHAYTTVAGDAMARYKRLRGYDVMYLTGTDEHGQKIERKAKEKGVTPQQFVDDIVSGIQNLWKKLDISYDDFIRTTEERHKKVVEQIFEKLVENGDIYLDEYEGWYSVPDETYYTERQLDNPIKDEDGNIIGGQSPDSGHPVEKVREQSYFFRMSKYADRLLEYYEQNPHFIQPESRRNEMINNFIKPGLEDLAVSRTSFEWGVKIPSNPKHVVYVWIDALSNYITALGYGTENDEKYKKYWPADVHLVGKEIVRFHTIYWPIMLMALDLPLPKKVFGHGWLLMKDGKMSKSKGNVVDPVPLIDRYGLDALRYYLLREVPFGSDGVFTPEGFIERINYDLANDLGNLLNRTVAMVVKYFDGQLPVYQKDGTPFDSQLVDLVQSTVTKVENAMEDMEFSVALTAIWQLVSRTNKYIDETQPWVLAKEESNKEQLGAVMYHLAESLRHISIMIQPFMTEAPAKMWEQLGLDASLQTWDTLKTFGFIEGGTTVKKGEPIFPRLDAKEETAYIVEKMGSTVKTEEKVKKEVVEEVEQSPEITIDEFMSVDLRVAEVIHAEPVKKANKLLKIQLDLGYEKRQVVSGIAKYYKPEDLIGKKVICVTNLKPITLRGELSQGMILAGSSGDELTLATVEQNLPNGAKVK
- a CDS encoding TatD family hydrolase, giving the protein MLFDTHVHLNADQFQEDIITVIERAKDAGVHHMVVVGFDEITINRALELVENYDWLYAAVGWHPVDAIDFNDDYLKWLEQLSSHPKVVALGEMGLDYHWDKSPKDVQKEVFRKQIQLAKKVKLPIIIHNREASEDIVTILKEENAQEVGGIMHCFSGSLETAKQCLQMNFHISFGGPVTFKNAKKPKEVAKQIPIDKLLIETDCPYLAPHPYRGKRNEPAYVKLVAEQIAELRGISVEEIAEITTANAKKLFGIS
- a CDS encoding AbrB/MazE/SpoVT family DNA-binding domain-containing protein; translation: MKSTGIVRKVDELGRVVIPIELRRTLDIAEKDALEIYVDNDRIILKKYKPNMTCQITGEVSDDNLSLAQGKIILSPQGAQEIINELQSFVEKSSK